The nucleotide window ATCATCTCCAGTGAAACCCTCATTTGTCTGGCAGTACGTGAAGAATCTTACCCCTTTTCATAATAGGATCATGGAGGATTTTTTAAACTTGATATGTGAAGAAAATAAAGGGCAAAGCCTGAAGACTTAAAATTGATGTTCATCGTTTAAAAATATTTGTCAACTAGCATCTAATAGTGCAAGATAAAGAGCAACAAGACAAATAATAAAGATACCAATCAGTTTAAGAGCAAATTGACAAGCTAACTATCCAGTATTGGCCCTAAAAAAAGTAGGGTTCAAAGGCAACTGCACAAATAGTCTTGAAATTCTGCACTGTTTTATGAAGTAGCTATTCTTATTTCACTGGATCTGCAACCATTGGATTCCAAGTCACTGTAGTcctttcaaatttaaaaaataaattatacaaaTATAATGTTTGTTGCTTTGCTTCCCAAGGCTAAAAGTTGAATAACAGCATAAAAAAAAGCAGAAAAAGAAAATAAGCTTACCACAGCAGTAATATATAATCTACTCAATAAGCTTCCAAGGCCATCCTGCAGAAAAATTAAATACATTAGTTCCAGCCATTTTTCAACGCATGGCAACttataatatcattaaaaaaaaaatttttactctTAAAATTGACAGGTATCTTTGTATCTATCAGACTATGACAATAAAAGAGAATCTAGCATTTTCATTAATCTGGAACTTAAAATTCCACATGTACCAGTATCACTGAATGCAACAATAGTTACAGGGAAAATAAgggtataattaaaatttataaaaataaaaaataaataataaataaaaaaaaactctaTAAAACAATCATTAAATTTCTTCATTTTTTCTTCCAATCTGTTACTAatctttatttattttcatttttcagtTCACGTTGTTCAACATTTCTAACCTAATCTTAAAAAACTTGTGTTGTCCCCAAGGCACACCTATTTATGATCAGGATTGTCTCAGGCAAACAAGTAGTCCATAACTTGGACAAATTGATGTTTAGTTCAATCCTCATAATATCTCAAAAATCAGAAGTACAATTCTCATTCACCCCAATCAAAGAGCTATTCCACAGTATACAAGTGTCATTGTTCTCATTAATACATTTTGACGTAAGATTAGAGCAGGTATGCTAAGAGGATTTATTGTATAAAGTACCATGGCAGTAATCTTAAATGATAAAGCAGCATTACAGCAGTGTAGCATAGCACTAATGCTTATGAATTGTGATACTGTAGCCAACTAGCTACTCTTTTTGTTCCCCGAACTGCATTATGTTGCTTCCTTGGCTTTAGACTACATGAAAATTTGGAATATAATAGCAGAAATTATGTTGAAGGGCAAGGCAATCAACAAAAATTGAATAGTTTAGATTCTACCCTACTGCTCCAATTTCTACAAACAACAGTTTTTGTCTCCATGAGTGCTATTACAATTTTGAATTGAATGGTGGAAGTGAATGAATGGACTACAAGCAAGAGTCCATGAAGTATGAAGAGTGGGCTTACTTGGGCTTGGATCAACCATTGCTAAAAGGTTAGAACTAACCAATTAGTTAGTTGGCCCTTGACAATTATAAACCTCTTTAAACTTGATGTTTCTTTTAGATGTGGAACTCTTTAAAACTCCTCCTCAAGTGGCAACTGGGACATTAGGTTGACACTTGAAACTTGAAATCCTCCCCTGAAACCTAAAACTGAAATGAAATGTAGCGTCAACACCGAGAAATTGAACTTGAAACTGAACTGAAACTAAAACTGGGCCCTGACATGTTCTGATGCCATTTCACAATTTTGAATTGAATGGTGTAGGTGAATAAATGGGCTAGAGGCAAGAGTCCACGAAGTATGAAGATTGGACTTACTTGGGTTGGGCTTGGATCCACcattactaaaaatttagaaCTAATTAGTTAGTTGGCCATTCATCCTCATAAACCCCTTTAGACTTGATGTTTCTTTTAGATGTGGGACTCCTAACAAGTGCGAAagagctctctctctctcaaaaaaacaaaaaaaaaaaaaaataataaatcattTTAAGAAAAGGCCACCAATCAAAACTGTATAGTGAAGATTCTCCCTTATTGCTTCTTAAGGACTGAAACTCTATGCAATGCTAAGAACACCAATCTATAAGACAAAAATTTCGGTCTTTATGCATGCTAAAGACTCTCTCTCATAAGATTGAAACACGAGAAGCTTAGGTTTCTATCAGATGAATGACGACACATTTGACGAGTTAGAACTTTGGAACACCCCACAACCTTTCTTTCCTATCAGCATATTTCAGTTTCTTGCAGCTTTAGGTTCCTCAGTACTGAttcaatcttcttcttttttattttttcctgAAATGCTTTTTTTCCCTTAGAAAAGGCATCTTTTGCAAGCTAGAAAAATGTGTGCTTCAATAATTCATTAACAGAAgagtcaaataaaaaaattaaataaatttttaaaagcaACTGTGAATAGTGTTGGCACATTCACGCAACAGTTATAACACCAAAATGACTATTAGTTCTCACATACTAATTTGCATCAGCATAACATGTATACTTCATGACACTGATTTGACAATTTCATTACAATAACTCAATAAGACATGTTCCACCATTTCCGATTTGAAACCAGTAGCAAATTGATGAGGTAAAATCTGTGAATAGACTAGATCATTTCTCCAAAACAATTCTGGAAAATAAACCAAAGAGACTTTACATTACACTTCTCTCTAAAGAAATTTAGAACAAGTGATCCCATATGCAAAAACTAGATATATTATATTGCTGCTTCCCAGGAAACAGTCCATTATGAAAGGAACATCATAATTCATGAAACAGGCATCCTagaataaatatatgaatctcAGAAATAAAGACATTTTTAGTggtttcttttgactttaatATTCACAAATCAATAGAACATAAATCATCACATCATATGTGCTTCATACCTGGTCAATGTCAATCTTATAAGTTGTAACATGAGGGTATTTCTCACTTAGCTCTGCAAGTATAGGAGATATAAACTTGCCTGCACAAGATGGATGTTCCATAGCATAAATTAATCAGGAACATCCCATTCCCATTGATAACAATCTCCAATAAATAGGAAATGTAGGAAAGTACAGCAATAAGCGACCAACTTACAGGGTCCACACCATGCAGCAGTGAAATAGAATATTGCTGGAAGAGACTTCTCTGTTGCAATGAATATTAAGAAAACAAGAAAATTGTAAGCAACAACTAGTCTTATGCACTGAATCagtaaaaaaatcaaaaagttgcAAAACAATAAGCTATATACGAAAGGGAGTATACCTTGAATATTTTTCATTGAGCCATTGAACTCTTCTTCTGACTTGATAAGTATAATATTGGATGAACCTGAAAGTATTTCAgtcaaaaaaattcataaaaagtcAAGGTCAAAATGTCTCATTCCTTCATCTCATTTAAGACAGTGCAAGACATAAATCTCAATCAGAAGAACAACCCattataaaaatatgaaaatagaagTACCTGGGGACGAGCAAAGAGTTCTTTGAAATTGCAGAGAAGGGTTTGATAAGTGAAGTCTTGTAGTGGCAGGAATGGAGGAAACATCGCAGAACGATGATTTCAAAGGAATGGAAGAATTGGGTGGTGATGAGACAATGATGGGTGTTGAAATTGGGGATTCATAGAGACGTGAGAATGAACGAATTGAACAGATATTGATTCCACCACGGCGATCAAAAATTCGTCGAATCAAACAAATTTCCCTCATTCTCTCTATCAATATCTGATTGTTCTTGCTTGCTTGCTCTGAATTTTTTTTCCCGGATTGGGCTTCCGTCGATGCAGTTTCGGTCGTACCGGAGTTTAAGCTTTGAAGCGAAGGGTTTAGG belongs to Hevea brasiliensis isolate MT/VB/25A 57/8 chromosome 4, ASM3005281v1, whole genome shotgun sequence and includes:
- the LOC110636617 gene encoding thioredoxin O2, mitochondrial isoform X2 — protein: MREICLIRRIFDRRGGINICSIRSFSRLYESPISTPIIVSSPPNSSIPLKSSFCDVSSIPATTRLHLSNPSLQFQRTLCSSPGSSNIILIKSEEEFNGSMKNIQEKSLPAIFYFTAAWCGPCKFISPILAELSEKYPHVTTYKIDIDQDGLGSLLSRLYITAVEGLSEDYFEGRLMASRVCNPLKVME
- the LOC110636617 gene encoding thioredoxin O2, mitochondrial isoform X1, with translation MREICLIRRIFDRRGGINICSIRSFSRLYESPISTPIIVSSPPNSSIPLKSSFCDVSSIPATTRLHLSNPSLQFQRTLCSSPGSSNIILIKSEEEFNGSMKNIQEKSLPAIFYFTAAWCGPCKFISPILAELSEKYPHVTTYKIDIDQDGLGSLLSRLYITAVPTLHFFENGKNAAEIVGADVGRLKDTMEELYGKD